The following proteins are co-located in the Pseudarthrobacter siccitolerans genome:
- a CDS encoding glycosyltransferase family 2 protein: MSRRSSEQWARSGGVPEPVAVDVLVPTCNRPAELAVTLAGLAGQADPSFHVVVSDQSTDAPGWEHPAAAAMVRVLEAQGRPVTLLRHLPRRGLAEHRQFLLDQASAEKCLFLDDDVWLEPGALERLNAALEALGCGFVGMAPQGLSYLDDRRPEQTAGFEAWDGPVTPERIRSGTPGFERWPLHNAANLSHISADLSLEPGEWLPYRVAWLGGCVLYRREALTDAGGFTFWPSLPVEHAGEDVVAQWQVMERYGAAGILPSGAVHLESPTTVTDRRVEAYDVVLSESATAFAGNSPAVD, encoded by the coding sequence GTGAGCAGGAGATCATCAGAACAGTGGGCACGCAGTGGCGGGGTGCCGGAACCGGTGGCGGTGGACGTGCTGGTCCCCACGTGCAACCGGCCTGCGGAGCTGGCAGTGACATTGGCTGGTCTGGCCGGGCAGGCGGATCCTTCCTTCCATGTGGTGGTCAGCGACCAGTCCACCGATGCGCCCGGCTGGGAGCATCCTGCGGCCGCTGCAATGGTGCGGGTCCTCGAGGCCCAGGGCCGCCCGGTGACGCTGCTGCGCCATCTGCCGCGGCGCGGGCTGGCTGAGCACCGCCAGTTCCTGCTCGACCAGGCAAGCGCGGAGAAGTGCCTCTTCCTTGACGACGATGTGTGGCTGGAGCCCGGTGCTCTGGAGCGGCTCAACGCGGCACTTGAGGCGCTGGGTTGCGGCTTTGTGGGCATGGCTCCGCAGGGACTGTCCTACCTCGATGACAGGCGGCCGGAGCAAACGGCGGGTTTTGAAGCGTGGGACGGGCCGGTAACGCCGGAACGCATCCGTTCGGGCACGCCCGGATTTGAGCGCTGGCCGCTTCACAACGCCGCCAACCTCAGCCACATCAGCGCGGATCTTTCCCTGGAGCCGGGGGAGTGGCTGCCCTACCGCGTGGCCTGGCTCGGCGGCTGCGTCCTGTACCGGCGCGAAGCCCTGACCGATGCCGGCGGCTTCACCTTCTGGCCGAGCCTTCCCGTGGAGCACGCCGGGGAGGACGTCGTGGCCCAGTGGCAGGTCATGGAGAGGTACGGCGCCGCCGGCATCCTGCCGTCGGGGGCAGTGCACCTGGAGTCACCCACCACGGTGACGGACCGGCGGGTGGAGGCCTATGACGTCGTCCTCAGTGAAAGCGCCACTGCGTTCGCAGGTAACAGCCCCGCCGTCGACTGA
- a CDS encoding malonic semialdehyde reductase produces MTIAHEEAVIDSAAVDAIFAQARTANSFTGQVTDEQAQAIYELTKFGPTAFNSQPLRVTYVRSAEARATLVDALANGNKAKTASAPLVAILSYDTDWAGQWDNFLPGYNAPKAMYDTNPELAAATGNNNAHLQAGYFILAVRSLGFAAGPMTGADFAAIDAAFFPKGDQKSFLVVNIGQPAEDAWGTAKPKFSYEDVVRTV; encoded by the coding sequence ATGACTATTGCCCACGAAGAAGCGGTTATCGATTCGGCCGCCGTCGACGCCATTTTCGCCCAGGCCCGCACCGCCAACTCCTTCACCGGACAGGTGACCGACGAGCAGGCACAGGCCATCTACGAGCTCACCAAGTTTGGCCCCACCGCCTTCAACTCGCAGCCGCTGCGCGTGACCTACGTCCGCTCCGCTGAAGCCCGCGCCACGCTCGTTGACGCACTCGCCAACGGGAACAAAGCCAAGACCGCCTCCGCCCCGCTCGTGGCCATCCTCAGCTATGACACCGACTGGGCCGGGCAGTGGGACAACTTCCTCCCCGGCTACAACGCCCCGAAGGCCATGTACGACACCAACCCGGAACTGGCCGCCGCCACCGGCAACAACAACGCCCACCTGCAGGCCGGCTACTTCATCCTGGCTGTCCGGTCGCTCGGCTTCGCCGCCGGCCCCATGACGGGTGCGGATTTCGCCGCGATCGACGCTGCCTTCTTCCCCAAGGGTGACCAGAAGAGCTTCCTGGTGGTCAACATCGGCCAGCCCGCCGAGGACGCCTGGGGCACAGCCAAGCCCAAGTTCTCCTACGAGGACGTCGTCCGCACCGTCTAA
- a CDS encoding 2'-5' RNA ligase family protein, whose translation MRNLIFVAFVEPVTEGLVFLRSAWPLHITLVRFDVESPAGADVTVRVAELAKPYATAALGASLTVGEDTGFGRNGSVPVSLIQPQPDLQTLHEQLVGALARLDGKVLTPAHTLSGYRPHVSHHGDKRLNPGDAVVLDRIALVDMAPDGDRTVRRVLRLWDRD comes from the coding sequence ATGCGGAATCTGATCTTTGTGGCGTTCGTCGAGCCCGTGACCGAAGGACTGGTGTTCCTGCGGTCGGCATGGCCGCTGCATATCACGCTGGTGAGGTTCGACGTCGAGAGTCCGGCAGGTGCCGACGTCACCGTCAGGGTCGCCGAACTGGCAAAACCCTATGCAACGGCAGCCTTGGGCGCCAGCCTCACGGTGGGCGAAGATACCGGGTTCGGCCGCAACGGCTCGGTGCCCGTGAGCCTTATCCAACCGCAGCCGGATCTGCAAACCCTGCACGAGCAGCTCGTGGGTGCGCTCGCGCGTCTGGACGGCAAGGTGCTCACGCCCGCCCACACCCTCTCCGGCTACCGGCCGCACGTCTCACACCACGGTGACAAACGGCTGAATCCGGGCGACGCCGTCGTGCTTGACCGGATTGCCCTGGTGGACATGGCGCCGGACGGTGACCGTACCGTCCGGCGCGTGCTCCGGCTCTGGGACCGGGACTAA
- the pgm gene encoding phosphoglucomutase (alpha-D-glucose-1,6-bisphosphate-dependent), with protein sequence MASRAGTVAQPQDLVDITALLDAYYDITPDLGDPGQRVVFGTSGHRGSSLKASFNEKHIVAITQAIVEYRAAEGVTGPLFLAKDTHALSEPAQNSALEVLAANGVQVLIDARHGYTPTPALSHAILTYNRNAGAGAGAPQADGIVVTPSHNPPGDGGFKYNPPHGGPADSDATGWIANRANELLENGLRGVKRIPVADALAADTTGKFDFLSSYVDDLPSVLDLDAIREAGVRIGADPMGGASVDYWGEIAERHQLNLTVVNPTVDPQWAFMTLDWDEKIRMDCSSPAAMASLIQRMADGGAGAGASFDVATGNDADADRHGIVTPDGGLMNPNHYLAVAIDYLYRNRSGWNPGSVVGKTLVSSSIIDRVAESLGRKLVEVPVGFKWFVPGLLSGEGAFGGEESAGASFNKKDGSVWTTDKDGILLALLASEITAVTGKSPSQLYKGLTDQFGAPVYARIDAAASREQKSALGKLSPSDVTATELAGEPILAKLTEAPGNGASIGGLKVVTENAWFAARPSGTEDVYKIYAESFKGEDHLKQVQAEAKALVDGVIA encoded by the coding sequence CCAACCCCAGGACCTTGTTGACATCACAGCGCTTCTTGACGCGTACTACGACATCACGCCGGATCTGGGTGATCCAGGCCAGCGCGTAGTGTTCGGCACCTCCGGGCACCGCGGTTCCAGCCTCAAAGCGTCGTTCAACGAGAAGCACATTGTCGCCATTACCCAGGCGATTGTGGAGTACCGGGCGGCGGAGGGCGTCACTGGTCCGCTGTTCCTGGCCAAGGATACCCACGCGCTGAGCGAGCCGGCGCAGAACTCAGCCCTTGAGGTGCTTGCGGCCAACGGCGTGCAGGTCCTCATCGACGCCCGCCACGGCTACACCCCCACCCCGGCCCTGAGCCACGCCATCCTCACCTACAACCGGAATGCCGGTGCGGGTGCGGGTGCGCCCCAGGCTGACGGCATCGTGGTCACCCCCAGCCACAACCCGCCGGGCGATGGCGGCTTCAAGTACAACCCTCCGCACGGCGGCCCGGCCGATTCGGACGCCACCGGCTGGATCGCCAACCGAGCCAACGAACTGCTCGAAAACGGCCTTCGTGGCGTCAAGCGCATCCCGGTGGCTGACGCGCTGGCCGCGGACACCACCGGCAAATTCGACTTCCTGAGCAGCTACGTGGACGACCTCCCCTCCGTCCTGGACCTGGACGCCATCCGCGAAGCCGGGGTGCGGATCGGGGCGGACCCCATGGGCGGGGCGTCCGTGGACTACTGGGGCGAGATCGCCGAACGCCACCAGCTGAACCTCACCGTGGTCAACCCAACCGTGGATCCGCAGTGGGCCTTCATGACCCTGGACTGGGACGAGAAGATCCGGATGGACTGCTCCTCGCCCGCGGCCATGGCCTCACTGATCCAGCGCATGGCCGACGGCGGCGCCGGGGCGGGTGCCTCGTTCGATGTCGCCACCGGCAACGATGCGGACGCGGACCGGCACGGCATCGTCACCCCCGATGGCGGGCTGATGAACCCGAACCACTACCTCGCCGTCGCCATCGACTACCTGTACCGCAACCGCAGCGGCTGGAACCCGGGTTCCGTGGTGGGCAAGACGCTGGTGTCCTCCTCCATCATCGACCGCGTGGCCGAAAGCCTGGGCCGCAAGCTTGTGGAGGTCCCGGTGGGCTTCAAGTGGTTCGTTCCGGGGCTGCTCTCCGGCGAGGGCGCGTTCGGCGGCGAGGAGTCGGCTGGTGCTTCCTTCAATAAGAAGGACGGCAGCGTCTGGACCACGGACAAGGACGGCATCCTGCTGGCCCTGCTCGCCTCGGAGATCACCGCGGTCACGGGCAAGTCCCCGTCCCAGCTCTACAAGGGCCTCACGGACCAGTTCGGTGCCCCCGTCTACGCCCGCATTGATGCCGCCGCCTCCCGGGAGCAGAAGTCGGCACTGGGCAAGCTGTCGCCGTCGGACGTCACGGCTACCGAACTGGCAGGCGAGCCAATCCTCGCCAAGCTTACGGAAGCACCCGGCAACGGCGCCTCGATTGGCGGACTCAAAGTGGTTACCGAGAACGCCTGGTTCGCGGCCCGCCCGTCCGGCACGGAGGACGTCTACAAGATCTACGCCGAATCCTTCAAGGGCGAGGATCACCTGAAGCAGGTGCAGGCGGAAGCCAAGGCACTGGTGGACGGCGTCATCGCCTAG
- a CDS encoding uracil-xanthine permease family protein has product MSMLGIKWKLHGNGKSIKPGHVVAPDERLAWPLTIGVGMQHVVAMFGATFLVPIITGMPPATTLFFSGIGTLLFLVITKGRVPSYLGSSFAFIAPIMASQQAFGVPGALGGVVLAGAALALVGAIVQKFGAGWINRLMPPIVTGAIVALIGLNLAPAAKNNFDAAPVTAVITLATIILVSVLFRGILGRLSILVGVVVGYLVAMLRGEVSYDKMDAAAWVGLPQFQAPEFHLGVLGLFVPVVLVLVAENIGHVKSVAAMTGQNLDGVSGRALMADGGATVLAGFGGGSGTTTYAENIGVMAATKVYSTAAYWVAGMFAILLSFSPKFGELIATVPPGVLGGAATMLYGMIGILGVKIWVQNKVNFSNPVNLTTAAVALIIGIADYTWTIGELKFTGIALGSAAALVIYHGMKAIAKARGTVAEPETEQAGLPPAAKASMNAAAKRGPKKR; this is encoded by the coding sequence ATGAGCATGCTTGGAATCAAATGGAAGCTGCACGGCAACGGCAAGTCCATCAAGCCGGGCCACGTGGTGGCCCCCGATGAACGGCTTGCCTGGCCGCTGACCATTGGGGTGGGCATGCAGCACGTCGTGGCCATGTTCGGCGCCACCTTCCTGGTACCCATCATCACCGGCATGCCGCCTGCCACCACCCTGTTCTTCTCAGGCATCGGCACACTGCTGTTCCTGGTTATCACCAAAGGCCGCGTGCCCAGCTACCTGGGCTCAAGCTTCGCGTTCATCGCGCCCATCATGGCGTCCCAGCAGGCGTTCGGCGTCCCCGGAGCGCTGGGCGGCGTGGTGCTGGCCGGCGCCGCACTGGCCCTGGTGGGTGCCATTGTGCAGAAGTTCGGCGCGGGCTGGATCAACCGCCTGATGCCGCCCATCGTCACCGGCGCGATCGTGGCTCTCATCGGCCTTAACCTGGCCCCTGCCGCGAAAAACAATTTCGACGCCGCCCCCGTCACCGCCGTGATCACGCTGGCCACGATCATCCTGGTCAGCGTCCTGTTCCGCGGGATCCTGGGCCGCCTCAGCATCCTGGTGGGCGTGGTGGTGGGCTACCTCGTGGCCATGCTCCGGGGCGAGGTGAGCTACGACAAGATGGACGCGGCCGCCTGGGTGGGCCTGCCGCAGTTCCAGGCCCCCGAATTCCACCTCGGCGTCCTGGGCCTGTTCGTGCCCGTGGTGCTGGTGCTGGTGGCCGAGAACATCGGCCACGTGAAGTCAGTGGCTGCCATGACCGGACAGAACCTCGACGGCGTCTCCGGCCGCGCGCTGATGGCCGACGGCGGCGCCACCGTCCTGGCCGGCTTCGGCGGCGGCTCCGGCACCACCACCTACGCAGAGAATATCGGCGTCATGGCCGCCACCAAGGTGTACTCCACGGCAGCCTATTGGGTGGCCGGAATGTTCGCCATCCTGCTGAGCTTCTCCCCCAAATTCGGCGAGCTGATCGCCACTGTGCCGCCAGGTGTGCTGGGCGGCGCAGCCACCATGCTCTACGGCATGATCGGCATCCTGGGCGTGAAGATCTGGGTGCAGAACAAAGTGAACTTCTCCAACCCCGTGAACCTGACCACCGCCGCCGTCGCCCTGATCATCGGCATCGCGGACTACACCTGGACCATCGGCGAGCTCAAGTTCACGGGCATCGCCCTGGGTTCCGCCGCAGCACTGGTGATCTACCACGGCATGAAGGCGATCGCGAAGGCCAGGGGCACGGTGGCGGAACCCGAAACGGAGCAGGCCGGACTGCCCCCAGCCGCCAAAGCCTCCATGAATGCGGCCGCGAAACGGGGGCCGAAGAAGCGCTAG
- a CDS encoding SGNH/GDSL hydrolase family protein, producing the protein MTTGQQEAWQERPPAERHPWHRFVALGDSYTEGIGDPERHSIGGFRGWADRAAEELARGQHDFAYANLAVRGMLLQEIIDGQLAPALALKPDLVAMSGGGNDVVFRRGDPDKLAEKMDQAVGVLAETGATIMLFAGPDWGGTPVLGQIRGRLAIYNEHLHTIGMRHHAVMIDLWCLPALHDARMWDKDRLHLSPLGHHVVAVAALDALAVPHSLKPLQPRPVPSHGWTQARAEDLIWARQYLFPWVLRRLRPPAGEALEPKRPLPGPVFGLGSDGDGVDSHDVA; encoded by the coding sequence ATGACCACCGGACAGCAGGAAGCCTGGCAGGAACGTCCCCCGGCCGAGCGGCACCCCTGGCACCGCTTCGTAGCCCTTGGCGATTCGTACACTGAAGGAATCGGCGATCCCGAACGGCACAGCATCGGCGGTTTCCGCGGCTGGGCTGACCGGGCGGCAGAGGAACTCGCCAGGGGGCAGCACGACTTCGCCTACGCCAACCTCGCCGTGCGGGGGATGCTGCTGCAGGAGATTATCGACGGGCAGCTCGCGCCGGCTCTCGCACTTAAGCCGGACCTGGTGGCAATGTCCGGGGGCGGCAATGACGTTGTGTTCCGCCGCGGCGACCCGGACAAGCTCGCCGAGAAGATGGACCAGGCTGTCGGCGTGCTGGCTGAAACCGGGGCCACCATCATGTTGTTCGCCGGGCCCGACTGGGGCGGTACACCGGTGCTGGGGCAAATCCGCGGGAGGCTTGCTATCTACAATGAGCACCTCCACACGATCGGCATGCGCCACCACGCGGTGATGATTGACCTGTGGTGCCTCCCGGCGCTCCATGACGCCCGGATGTGGGACAAGGACCGCCTGCACCTGTCGCCCCTGGGGCATCACGTGGTTGCCGTTGCCGCCCTCGACGCGCTCGCGGTGCCGCATTCGCTCAAGCCCCTGCAGCCGCGGCCGGTCCCGTCACATGGCTGGACCCAGGCCAGGGCCGAAGACCTGATCTGGGCAAGGCAGTACTTGTTCCCCTGGGTCCTGCGGAGGCTGCGGCCCCCGGCCGGTGAGGCACTGGAGCCTAAGCGGCCGTTGCCGGGCCCGGTCTTTGGCCTCGGCAGCGATGGCGATGGCGTCGACTCACATGACGTCGCTTAG
- a CDS encoding GAF domain-containing protein — MAAEPTGQVGWGPLPIPPEPVFDSKDVEDYLWDVTHEFMKDIKGEIRGIGWAATLFRLGKARTLAASSEQARDADREQCSFADGPVLEALRSGEFVLLSDVGRDRRWPGYASAAASHGVQSLLSMPIVSEGMTSAAMNLYAPSPHVFGSDDLLRSQSYVRQVARALRVVVRVAERAEAAAGIAVAQSSLVLVDLAVRSLMDEYGLSREGALRFLQREASHHEFGLRDAALNVVAPVTQVPGRDPSRDRREMADDVEDFRLLAPAELGQPPEAGAPDAHPSTAKGRPA; from the coding sequence ATGGCCGCTGAACCCACGGGGCAGGTTGGCTGGGGACCGCTTCCGATTCCGCCAGAGCCAGTCTTCGACAGCAAGGACGTTGAAGACTACCTCTGGGATGTCACCCATGAGTTCATGAAGGACATCAAAGGTGAAATCCGCGGCATCGGCTGGGCTGCAACCCTCTTCCGCCTGGGGAAGGCACGCACCCTCGCGGCCAGCAGCGAGCAGGCCCGTGACGCGGACCGGGAACAATGCTCCTTTGCTGACGGGCCAGTCCTCGAAGCCCTGCGCAGCGGCGAATTCGTGCTCCTGTCGGACGTCGGCCGGGACCGCCGCTGGCCCGGGTATGCCAGCGCCGCCGCCAGCCACGGAGTACAGTCCCTCCTGTCCATGCCCATCGTTTCCGAGGGCATGACGAGCGCGGCCATGAACCTCTACGCTCCCTCGCCGCATGTTTTCGGCAGCGACGATCTTCTCCGCAGCCAGAGCTACGTCAGGCAGGTGGCCCGCGCACTGCGGGTGGTGGTTCGCGTGGCGGAGCGCGCGGAGGCCGCCGCGGGCATTGCCGTAGCCCAAAGCTCCCTGGTCCTGGTGGACCTTGCGGTCCGCAGCCTCATGGACGAGTACGGCCTCAGCAGGGAGGGTGCCCTGCGCTTCCTGCAGCGGGAGGCGTCTCACCATGAGTTCGGCCTGCGGGACGCTGCCTTGAACGTGGTTGCCCCGGTCACGCAGGTCCCCGGGCGGGACCCTTCCAGGGACCGGCGGGAAATGGCCGACGACGTTGAGGACTTCCGCCTGCTGGCTCCGGCAGAGCTGGGCCAGCCGCCCGAGGCTGGGGCGCCGGATGCGCATCCTTCTACCGCGAAAGGACGGCCGGCATGA